The following are encoded in a window of Chryseobacterium sp. genomic DNA:
- a CDS encoding DUF445 domain-containing protein — translation MNDHLKRKQLQKYKMFATGLFVLMAVVFVITTVLEKQNPAHWIGYIRAFSEAAMVGALADWFAVTALFHHPLGLKIPHTNLIQNSKERIGDNLGTFVVSNFLSPQNIRPYIQKIRISNIAGEWLSKEKNQRNLVGELSKMVLNILHKLDDDAAAELIAKKAREMTNDLKINRIVGSGIEYLVEKEDHQKMITGLAKQIKEYVLTNQQIVKERVQKESYFLIPKFVDDTIADKITNGLSKFFEEVENNPGHSLRAEITAKLFAFSEEVQSEKKWEDEFRNIKNDFLTDVKLKEYSADIWRSIKQSLTQELEEEDSALKRYLTKNLSELSQNLQTDEKLQYKIDHWVRVTAYKYILKNTHQASHLISSTVGNWEGRELSEKLELEVGKDLQFIRVNGTLVGGLVGLIIYTVSNFFI, via the coding sequence ATGAACGATCACCTAAAACGTAAGCAGCTACAGAAATATAAAATGTTTGCCACCGGACTGTTTGTATTGATGGCCGTCGTATTTGTAATTACGACCGTGCTGGAAAAGCAGAATCCAGCCCACTGGATAGGCTATATCCGGGCCTTCTCTGAGGCAGCTATGGTAGGTGCACTCGCCGACTGGTTCGCGGTGACCGCACTATTCCATCATCCCCTCGGACTTAAGATCCCGCATACCAACCTGATTCAAAACAGTAAGGAGCGCATTGGTGATAATCTTGGGACCTTCGTGGTCTCAAACTTCCTGTCACCTCAAAACATACGCCCTTATATTCAGAAAATCAGGATCTCAAATATTGCGGGAGAGTGGCTGTCAAAAGAGAAAAACCAGCGAAACCTCGTTGGTGAACTTTCAAAAATGGTTCTTAACATCCTGCATAAACTGGATGATGACGCAGCGGCAGAACTTATCGCAAAAAAGGCGAGGGAAATGACCAACGATCTGAAAATAAACCGCATAGTTGGCAGCGGAATAGAATATTTAGTTGAGAAGGAAGATCACCAGAAAATGATCACGGGTCTTGCCAAACAGATAAAGGAATACGTACTGACCAACCAGCAAATAGTGAAGGAGAGGGTACAGAAAGAAAGCTATTTCCTTATTCCAAAATTCGTTGATGATACAATTGCGGATAAAATTACCAACGGGCTTTCAAAATTCTTCGAAGAGGTTGAAAATAATCCGGGACACTCCTTACGTGCAGAAATTACGGCTAAACTTTTTGCCTTTTCTGAGGAGGTCCAGTCCGAGAAGAAATGGGAAGATGAGTTCCGCAATATCAAGAATGACTTCCTCACAGATGTGAAACTCAAGGAGTATTCAGCAGATATCTGGCGTTCGATAAAACAGTCTTTAACACAGGAATTGGAGGAAGAAGATTCGGCCCTGAAACGCTACCTGACGAAAAACCTGTCTGAACTCTCGCAAAATCTTCAGACCGACGAGAAACTACAGTATAAAATCGATCATTGGGTGCGCGTTACGGCCTACAAATACATCCTGAAGAATACGCACCAGGCGTCACACCTAATCAGTTCTACTGTGGGCAATTGGGAAGGCAGAGAACTAAGCGAAAAACTTGAACTGGAAGTAGGAAAAGACCTTCAGTTTATACGTGTAAACGGAACACTTGTGGGAGGTCTGGTGGGACTGATTATTTATACTGTAAGCAACTTTTTTATCTGA
- the msrB gene encoding peptide-methionine (R)-S-oxide reductase MsrB, whose protein sequence is MCTQLNQSENTKVMQNTPKNPYYSRTDRTKLTVTNAEWKKILPPDLYAIAREADTERPFTGKYNEFDELGDYYCAVCGNHLFRSDSKFSSTCGWPSFFEADKEGVAYNRDSSHGMERIEVVCKRCDSHLGHVFNDGPPPTGMRYCMNSVSLEFVGDSQK, encoded by the coding sequence ATGTGTACACAGTTAAACCAATCCGAAAATACTAAAGTTATGCAAAATACTCCCAAAAATCCTTATTACTCCAGAACAGACCGTACAAAACTTACCGTCACAAACGCCGAATGGAAAAAGATCCTGCCACCCGACCTGTATGCAATTGCCCGCGAAGCCGATACGGAAAGACCTTTTACCGGAAAATATAATGAATTTGATGAGCTGGGTGATTATTACTGTGCAGTTTGCGGTAATCATCTTTTCCGTTCGGATTCTAAATTCTCGTCTACCTGTGGCTGGCCAAGTTTTTTTGAGGCTGATAAGGAGGGAGTGGCTTATAACCGTGACTCCAGTCATGGGATGGAAAGGATTGAGGTAGTTTGTAAACGCTGCGATTCACACTTGGGTCATGTCTTTAACGACGGTCCGCCACCGACAGGGATGCGTTATTGTATGAATTCTGTGAGCCTTGAATTTGTAGGTGACTCCCAAAAATAA
- a CDS encoding quinone-dependent dihydroorotate dehydrogenase encodes MYKSFIRPLLFKFDPEEVHYFTFSVLKNFKFLTSIVFPKPIVDKRLEREVFGLKFKNPVGLAAGFDKDAKMFSELSDLGFGFIEIGTLTPKPQDGNPKKRLFRLKEDSAIINRMGFNNGGVDAAVERLKKNKNVLIGGNIGKNKITPNEEAVNDYIICFEKLFPYVDYFVVNVSSPNTPNLRALQDKEPLTKLLSELQTLNVAKEKPKPILLKIAPDLTDDQLMDIIDIVKITGIAGVIATNTTLSREGLRSENKVESGGLSGKPLTKRSTEVIRFLSEKSNKAFPIIGVGGIHSAEDALEKLEAGASLVQLYTGFIYEGPELIHEINTKLLQTEKEPVF; translated from the coding sequence ATGTATAAAAGCTTTATCCGCCCTTTATTATTCAAATTTGACCCTGAAGAAGTTCATTATTTTACGTTCTCTGTTTTGAAGAATTTTAAATTTCTGACTTCAATTGTATTTCCGAAACCAATTGTAGACAAGCGTCTTGAAAGGGAGGTTTTTGGATTAAAATTTAAAAATCCTGTAGGTTTGGCCGCGGGCTTTGATAAGGATGCGAAAATGTTCTCCGAACTTTCAGATCTCGGTTTTGGCTTTATTGAAATAGGAACGCTGACTCCCAAGCCTCAGGATGGAAATCCTAAGAAGAGATTATTCAGACTAAAGGAAGATTCGGCAATCATTAACCGGATGGGTTTTAATAACGGTGGTGTAGATGCTGCGGTGGAACGTCTGAAGAAAAATAAAAACGTGCTTATTGGCGGTAATATCGGAAAGAATAAAATCACGCCCAATGAAGAGGCCGTCAATGACTATATTATCTGTTTTGAAAAGCTTTTCCCTTATGTAGATTATTTTGTCGTAAATGTAAGTTCACCCAATACGCCCAATTTACGAGCTTTGCAGGATAAGGAGCCTTTAACTAAACTTTTAAGTGAACTTCAAACCCTGAATGTTGCTAAGGAAAAACCCAAGCCAATTTTGCTGAAAATCGCGCCTGATCTTACTGATGATCAACTAATGGATATCATCGATATAGTAAAGATAACCGGAATTGCGGGAGTAATTGCCACCAACACGACTCTTTCGCGTGAGGGTTTGAGATCTGAAAACAAAGTTGAAAGTGGGGGTCTTTCAGGCAAACCGCTCACCAAGCGTTCGACTGAAGTGATACGTTTCCTCTCCGAAAAAAGCAATAAAGCATTTCCAATTATTGGTGTGGGCGGTATTCATTCTGCTGAGGATGCTTTGGAAAAACTGGAAGCCGGCGCAAGCCTGGTACAACTGTATACCGGCTTTATTTATGAGGGACCTGAACTGATCCATGAGATAAACACTAAACTTCTTCAAACAGAAAAGGAACCTGTGTTTTAA
- a CDS encoding murein L,D-transpeptidase catalytic domain family protein, whose translation MRNLLLAVSATFILTTSFYRDTREVSADNTIENPVPLSSESENSPVLNVDAAAELYKTINFGSGNKMNEEVFGKAFQGYSNLMKAGKLDNGAGILTVCDFSLSSTKKRLWVIDMNSKKVLFNELVAHGKNTGEEFATKFSNTESSLQSSMGFYITESTYNGSNGYSLKLIGMDKGYNDNAYKRAIVMHGADYISEEFIKAQNRIGRSWGCPAVARELAEPIINTIKGQNVLFIYYPDQTYLESSEWLKA comes from the coding sequence ATGCGTAATTTACTTCTGGCTGTCTCAGCCACCTTTATACTGACCACCTCCTTTTACAGAGATACCCGCGAAGTTTCTGCTGACAATACTATTGAAAATCCTGTGCCGCTTTCGTCCGAAAGTGAAAATTCACCTGTACTTAATGTTGATGCTGCAGCTGAACTCTACAAGACAATCAACTTCGGAAGTGGCAATAAGATGAATGAAGAAGTTTTCGGGAAGGCTTTTCAGGGATATTCAAACTTAATGAAAGCCGGAAAACTTGATAACGGTGCGGGCATTCTGACCGTTTGTGATTTCTCACTTTCATCAACAAAGAAAAGATTGTGGGTTATTGACATGAATTCTAAAAAGGTTCTTTTCAATGAGTTGGTAGCCCACGGAAAGAATACAGGAGAAGAATTTGCGACAAAATTCTCGAACACCGAAAGTTCACTGCAAAGCAGCATGGGTTTTTATATTACGGAATCTACTTACAATGGTTCTAACGGTTACTCGCTGAAGCTGATCGGGATGGATAAAGGCTACAACGACAACGCGTACAAACGTGCCATCGTAATGCATGGTGCCGATTATATTAGTGAGGAATTCATTAAGGCACAGAACAGGATTGGCCGCAGTTGGGGCTGCCCCGCCGTGGCACGTGAACTGGCGGAACCTATAATCAACACCATAAAAGGTCAGAATGTGCTCTTCATCTACTATCCGGACCAAACATATCTGGAATCTTCTGAATGGCTTAAGGCATAA
- a CDS encoding DUF3887 domain-containing protein, with translation MKNVFVLIFMVFSVVLFSQDRKSLGQDFVKSMFSDNESERAYAMFDSTIKEQLPPSEFKELGSQITGQTGAFKKILDVNNEEDTYYFYSEFEKTSLDVQVTFNKENKIAGFYFVPHKEFAAESKK, from the coding sequence ATGAAAAATGTATTTGTATTGATCTTTATGGTCTTTTCTGTGGTGTTGTTTTCTCAGGACAGGAAAAGTTTAGGTCAGGATTTTGTGAAATCCATGTTCTCAGATAATGAAAGTGAAAGGGCGTATGCAATGTTTGACTCAACGATTAAAGAACAGCTTCCGCCGTCCGAATTTAAAGAATTGGGCTCTCAGATCACGGGTCAGACCGGAGCTTTCAAAAAAATCCTTGATGTAAACAATGAGGAGGATACCTATTATTTTTATTCTGAATTTGAAAAGACCAGTCTGGATGTTCAGGTCACCTTTAACAAAGAGAATAAAATTGCAGGCTTTTATTTCGTACCTCATAAAGAATTTGCAGCCGAAAGTAAGAAGTAA
- a CDS encoding TonB-dependent receptor domain-containing protein produces MKTLLKSVLIISLFFTQLLNAQTITESTFKVKGECGMCKDRIETTAKSAGAASANWNANTQTLSVKYDAARVTGDTILKKIAEVGHDNEKYTAPDSVYSNLPGCCLYERTPSFITTNIEPQASVSALPANTFFVKGNCGSCKARIEKAAKDAGATTADWNSETQTVVLNFDPSKTSSDIILQKIAEAGHDNEKFLAKDSVYNALPACCLYDRELAFGVKSDLVHSDEQQAPKDFTQHKDHIDHNIDGVLITKKEEATSLSRKSAGLTFNIGQKELLKAACCNLSESFETNATVDVSFSNAVSGTKQLKMLGLDQKYTSLTRELLPSIRGLASPYGLNLIPGRWIGGIQLTKGGSTVTNGYESITGQINTEFLKFQTAPETALNFFGDANGRFETNITSTSALTGQWNQTVLLHGNATVAKMDTNDDGFLDQPTGNQINAAYLLNYNDLENSGLGTHFGISFVKDQRHGGQKDYDRHTDQSQQSLYGIGIDLAKFDIWNKTGYVFEGKPYQSIGWMNQYSHHEQDSFFGNRNYLGKQSTFYSNLIFESILGNTNHKYKAGASFLFDKFDEVYLQEGYSRTETVPGLFLEYTLTGEKYTLVAGARADFHNLAGTQFTPRVNFKYDFTPKTILRLSAGRGFRTANVFAENQQYFASNRQIEILGNGGKIYDLKPETAWNYGASLQQEFNLFSRKATLVADFFRTDFQNQVLTDLDVSPQKIVFYNLNGKSFANSFQTQLDFSPAKNLDLRLAYKYYDVQADYLEGRRNIPFMAKNRGFFNASYSTEANERKAFWSFDTTLQYVGKQNLPNLSSNPSQFQLARTSDPFMTLNAQISRDFSENIRVYVGGENLTSFTQDNPIIDASNPFGNYFDGGMVYAPIMPANFYIGLDLKF; encoded by the coding sequence ATGAAAACTTTATTAAAAAGTGTTCTGATTATATCCCTTTTCTTCACTCAGTTATTAAATGCCCAAACCATTACCGAATCCACCTTCAAAGTAAAAGGTGAATGTGGTATGTGTAAAGACAGAATAGAAACCACCGCAAAGAGCGCCGGTGCGGCATCCGCCAACTGGAACGCCAACACCCAAACGCTGAGTGTAAAATATGACGCTGCCAGGGTTACTGGAGATACGATACTTAAAAAAATCGCCGAGGTTGGTCACGACAATGAAAAATATACCGCTCCCGACTCAGTGTACAGTAACCTTCCCGGCTGCTGCCTGTACGAAAGGACTCCTTCGTTTATAACGACCAACATAGAACCGCAAGCCAGTGTTTCCGCCTTACCTGCGAATACATTTTTTGTAAAAGGAAACTGTGGTTCATGCAAAGCCAGGATTGAAAAGGCCGCCAAAGACGCCGGCGCCACAACTGCGGACTGGAATTCTGAGACCCAGACTGTGGTGCTCAATTTTGACCCATCAAAAACATCTTCAGACATTATTCTGCAGAAAATTGCAGAAGCTGGTCACGACAATGAAAAATTCCTGGCAAAGGATTCTGTGTATAATGCTTTGCCCGCATGCTGCCTCTACGACCGCGAACTGGCTTTTGGTGTAAAGAGTGATCTGGTTCACAGCGATGAACAGCAAGCTCCCAAGGATTTTACCCAGCATAAGGACCACATTGACCATAATATAGACGGTGTCTTGATCACCAAGAAGGAAGAAGCAACTTCACTAAGCCGCAAATCTGCGGGTCTAACCTTTAACATTGGCCAAAAAGAATTGCTGAAGGCGGCCTGCTGCAACCTATCAGAAAGTTTTGAAACGAATGCAACTGTAGATGTTTCTTTCAGTAATGCTGTTTCCGGCACAAAACAGCTGAAAATGTTAGGTCTGGACCAGAAGTACACCTCGCTCACAAGGGAACTGCTGCCCTCAATACGTGGTTTGGCCTCACCTTACGGACTAAACTTAATCCCGGGCAGGTGGATTGGCGGCATACAGCTGACAAAAGGCGGAAGTACGGTAACCAACGGATATGAAAGTATAACCGGACAAATCAATACTGAATTCCTGAAGTTTCAGACAGCTCCGGAAACAGCTCTTAATTTCTTTGGCGATGCCAACGGAAGGTTTGAAACTAATATCACATCAACAAGCGCGCTTACCGGCCAATGGAATCAGACAGTACTTCTGCACGGAAATGCAACTGTAGCCAAAATGGACACAAATGACGACGGCTTCCTGGACCAGCCCACAGGCAACCAGATCAATGCCGCTTATTTACTTAATTACAATGACCTGGAAAATTCGGGTCTGGGGACTCACTTCGGAATCAGTTTCGTTAAGGATCAGCGACACGGTGGACAGAAAGACTATGACAGACATACTGACCAGTCTCAGCAGAGTCTTTATGGTATCGGAATTGACCTGGCTAAATTTGACATCTGGAACAAGACGGGGTATGTTTTTGAAGGCAAACCCTACCAAAGTATCGGCTGGATGAACCAGTACAGCCATCACGAACAGGACAGTTTCTTCGGAAACAGGAATTATTTGGGCAAGCAAAGCACCTTTTATTCCAATCTGATTTTTGAAAGCATCTTGGGAAACACCAACCACAAATACAAAGCCGGTGCGAGTTTCCTGTTTGATAAATTTGATGAAGTATATCTTCAGGAGGGCTATAGCCGCACAGAAACTGTTCCCGGACTCTTCCTGGAATACACCCTAACAGGAGAAAAATACACTTTGGTGGCCGGGGCCAGAGCCGATTTTCACAATCTGGCCGGAACGCAGTTCACACCGCGTGTTAATTTTAAATATGATTTTACACCGAAGACCATACTTCGTCTTTCGGCCGGAAGAGGATTCCGCACAGCGAATGTCTTTGCTGAAAACCAGCAGTATTTTGCGTCCAACAGGCAAATCGAAATACTGGGAAATGGCGGTAAGATATATGACCTGAAGCCTGAAACTGCATGGAATTACGGTGCCAGCCTACAGCAGGAATTTAACCTTTTCAGCAGGAAAGCTACTTTGGTAGCTGATTTCTTCCGTACGGACTTCCAGAATCAGGTCCTGACAGACCTTGACGTATCTCCACAGAAAATTGTATTCTACAATCTGAACGGAAAATCCTTTGCCAACAGTTTCCAGACCCAGCTGGACTTTTCACCGGCTAAAAACCTGGACCTTCGTCTGGCTTACAAATACTATGATGTGCAGGCAGATTATCTGGAAGGCAGAAGAAACATACCTTTTATGGCTAAGAACAGAGGGTTTTTTAATGCCTCGTACAGCACCGAAGCCAATGAAAGAAAGGCTTTTTGGTCTTTTGACACCACGCTTCAGTATGTAGGAAAGCAGAACCTGCCCAACCTGTCATCCAATCCTTCCCAATTTCAACTGGCTCGCACTTCAGATCCTTTCATGACGCTGAATGCGCAGATTTCGCGTGACTTCTCGGAAAACATCAGAGTTTACGTGGGCGGCGAAAACCTGACATCATTTACCCAGGACAATCCCATTATTGATGCCTCCAATCCTTTTGGAAATTATTTTGACGGCGGAATGGTGTACGCACCCATTATGCCGGCCAATTTTTATATAGGCCTCGACCTCAAATTCTGA